A genomic stretch from Falco biarmicus isolate bFalBia1 chromosome 17, bFalBia1.pri, whole genome shotgun sequence includes:
- the SOCS7 gene encoding suppressor of cytokine signaling 7 isoform X3 — protein MQRAELREGEAAAAAAASYRVLSRLLGYGAGPEAGAAGGAVTGTAGAGLPGPGGGRPAAAALPGGGALRAPRPPPQLMVFRNAAEGRPGEEGGPAAGGGGGGPAGGGGELLCPRHRCALEPKAAARWGAAPPGGLELQLAALGLRPPGLGAKGPAGCPCPCLGPPPPAGPAAEETSDALLVLEALEPDEAGSCSEEEPGSPGRGAARAAGRGAGAPPPPAGPGGPGARKGSLRVRLSRLFRTKSCSGGSAGDAAGGSEARRPAELPASAGSLTDVCGARGREQEAGRKHRLTRTQSAFSPVVFSPLFTDAFPRIVPLRPMEAMPGQPAPHLQCPLYRPDSSSFAASLRELEKCGWYWGPMNWEDAEMKLKGKPDGSFLVRDSSDPRYILSLSFRSQGITHHTRMEHYRGTFSLWCHPKFEDRCQSVVEFIKRAIMHSKNGKFLYFLRSRVPGLPPTPVQLLYPVSRFSNVKSLQHLCRFRIRQLVRIDHIPELPLPKPLISYIRKFYYYDPQEEVYLSLKEAQLISKQKQETESST, from the exons ATGCAGCGCGCCGAGCTGCGCGaaggggaggcggcggcggccgccgcggccTCTTACCGGGTGCTCAGCCGCCTGCTGGGCTATGGGGCCGGCCCGGaggcgggcgcggcgggcggcgccgtTACCGGCAcggcgggcgcggggctgccgggccccggcggcgggcggccggcggcggcggcgctgccgggcggcggggctttgcgggccccgcggccgccgccgcagcTGATGGTGTTCCGCAACGCGGCGGAGGGGCGGCCCGGCGAGGagggcggcccggcggcgggcggcggcggcgggggcccggcgggaggcggcggcgagCTGCTGTGCCCGCGGCACCGCTGCGCGCTGGAGCCCAAAGCGGCGGCCAGgtggggggcggccccgccgggggggctggagctgcagctggcGGCGCTGGGGCTGCGGCCGCCCGGGCTGGGGGCGAAGGGGCCGGCGGGCTGCCCATGCCCCTGCCtgggcccgccgccgcccgccggccccgccgccgagGAGACCAGCGACgcgctgctggtgctggaggcGCTGGAGCCCGACGAGGCCGGGAGCTGCTCGGAGGAGGAGCCGGGGTCCCCcggccgcggggctgcccgcGCCGCCGGGAGAGGGGccggcgcccccccgccccccgccggccccgggggcCCCGGCGCCAGGAAGGGCTCGCTCCGGGTCCGCCTCAGCCGCCTCTTCCGCACCAAGAGCTGCAGCGGCGGCTCGGCCGGGGATGCCGCCGGCGGGAGCGAGGCCCGGCGCCCCGCGGAGCTGCCCGCCTCGGCCGGCAGCCTGACCGACGTCTGCGGGGCCCGCGGCCGCGAGCAGGAGGCGGGCAG GAAACACAGACTGACAAGAACTCAAAGTGCCTTTTCCCCGGTTGTGTTCAGCCCCCTCTTCACAG ACGCCTTCCCACGGATTGTCCCGCTGAGGCCGATGGAGGCGATGCCTGGCCAGCCCGCCCCGCACCTGCAGTGTCCCCTCTACCGCCCGGACTCCAGCAGCTTCGCGGCCAGCTTGCgggagctggagaag TGCGGGTGGTACTGGGGACCGATGAACTGGGAGGATGCAGAGATGAAGCTGAAGGGGAAGCCGGACGGATCCTTTCTGGTCCGAGACAGTTCTGACCCCCGTTACATCCTGAGCCTCAGCTTTCGGTCGCAGGGCATCACCCATCACACCAGGATGGAGCACTACAGAG ggaccttcagcCTGTGGTGCCATCCCAAGTTTGAAGACCGCTGCCAGTCTGTGGTGGAGTTCATAAAGAGAGCAATCATGCACTCCAAAAACGGGAAGTTTCTCTACTTCCTCCGATCCAGGGTTCCAG gtctGCCTCCAACGCCTGTCCAGCTCCTGTATCCAGTCTCCAGGTTCAGCAACGTCAAATCCCTTCAGCACCTTTGCCGCTTTCGGATCAGGCAGCTGGTCCGAATAGATCACATCCCCGAGCTGCCGCTGCCCAA GCCCCTGATCTCCTACATCCGCAAGTTCTACTACTACGACCCGCAGGAGGAGGTGTACCTGTCGCTGAAGGAAGCTCAGCTCATCTCCAAACAGAAGCAGGAGACTGAATCCTCCACGTAG
- the SOCS7 gene encoding suppressor of cytokine signaling 7 isoform X1: MQRAELREGEAAAAAAASYRVLSRLLGYGAGPEAGAAGGAVTGTAGAGLPGPGGGRPAAAALPGGGALRAPRPPPQLMVFRNAAEGRPGEEGGPAAGGGGGGPAGGGGELLCPRHRCALEPKAAARWGAAPPGGLELQLAALGLRPPGLGAKGPAGCPCPCLGPPPPAGPAAEETSDALLVLEALEPDEAGSCSEEEPGSPGRGAARAAGRGAGAPPPPAGPGGPGARKGSLRVRLSRLFRTKSCSGGSAGDAAGGSEARRPAELPASAGSLTDVCGARGREQEAGRKHRLTRTQSAFSPVVFSPLFTGETVSLVDVDISQRGLTSPHPPTPPPPPRRSLSLLDDISGTLPASVLVGPMGSSLQSFPLPPPPPPHAPDAFPRIVPLRPMEAMPGQPAPHLQCPLYRPDSSSFAASLRELEKCGWYWGPMNWEDAEMKLKGKPDGSFLVRDSSDPRYILSLSFRSQGITHHTRMEHYRGTFSLWCHPKFEDRCQSVVEFIKRAIMHSKNGKFLYFLRSRVPGLPPTPVQLLYPVSRFSNVKSLQHLCRFRIRQLVRIDHIPELPLPKPLISYIRKFYYYDPQEEVYLSLKEAQLISKQKQETESST; the protein is encoded by the exons ATGCAGCGCGCCGAGCTGCGCGaaggggaggcggcggcggccgccgcggccTCTTACCGGGTGCTCAGCCGCCTGCTGGGCTATGGGGCCGGCCCGGaggcgggcgcggcgggcggcgccgtTACCGGCAcggcgggcgcggggctgccgggccccggcggcgggcggccggcggcggcggcgctgccgggcggcggggctttgcgggccccgcggccgccgccgcagcTGATGGTGTTCCGCAACGCGGCGGAGGGGCGGCCCGGCGAGGagggcggcccggcggcgggcggcggcggcgggggcccggcgggaggcggcggcgagCTGCTGTGCCCGCGGCACCGCTGCGCGCTGGAGCCCAAAGCGGCGGCCAGgtggggggcggccccgccgggggggctggagctgcagctggcGGCGCTGGGGCTGCGGCCGCCCGGGCTGGGGGCGAAGGGGCCGGCGGGCTGCCCATGCCCCTGCCtgggcccgccgccgcccgccggccccgccgccgagGAGACCAGCGACgcgctgctggtgctggaggcGCTGGAGCCCGACGAGGCCGGGAGCTGCTCGGAGGAGGAGCCGGGGTCCCCcggccgcggggctgcccgcGCCGCCGGGAGAGGGGccggcgcccccccgccccccgccggccccgggggcCCCGGCGCCAGGAAGGGCTCGCTCCGGGTCCGCCTCAGCCGCCTCTTCCGCACCAAGAGCTGCAGCGGCGGCTCGGCCGGGGATGCCGCCGGCGGGAGCGAGGCCCGGCGCCCCGCGGAGCTGCCCGCCTCGGCCGGCAGCCTGACCGACGTCTGCGGGGCCCGCGGCCGCGAGCAGGAGGCGGGCAG GAAACACAGACTGACAAGAACTCAAAGTGCCTTTTCCCCGGTTGTGTTCAGCCCCCTCTTCACAG GTGAAACAGTGTCACTAGTGGACGTGGACATCTCTCAGCGAGGACTGACCTCCCCTCACCCTCCGACTCCACCGCCTCCGCCGCGAAGAAGCCTCAGCCTGCTAG ATGATATCAGTGGGACGCTGCCTGCATCTGTCCTAGTGGGTCCAATGGGTTCCTCCTTGCAGTCTTTCCCTCTGCCTCCGCCTCCTCCGCCCCATGCCCCAG ACGCCTTCCCACGGATTGTCCCGCTGAGGCCGATGGAGGCGATGCCTGGCCAGCCCGCCCCGCACCTGCAGTGTCCCCTCTACCGCCCGGACTCCAGCAGCTTCGCGGCCAGCTTGCgggagctggagaag TGCGGGTGGTACTGGGGACCGATGAACTGGGAGGATGCAGAGATGAAGCTGAAGGGGAAGCCGGACGGATCCTTTCTGGTCCGAGACAGTTCTGACCCCCGTTACATCCTGAGCCTCAGCTTTCGGTCGCAGGGCATCACCCATCACACCAGGATGGAGCACTACAGAG ggaccttcagcCTGTGGTGCCATCCCAAGTTTGAAGACCGCTGCCAGTCTGTGGTGGAGTTCATAAAGAGAGCAATCATGCACTCCAAAAACGGGAAGTTTCTCTACTTCCTCCGATCCAGGGTTCCAG gtctGCCTCCAACGCCTGTCCAGCTCCTGTATCCAGTCTCCAGGTTCAGCAACGTCAAATCCCTTCAGCACCTTTGCCGCTTTCGGATCAGGCAGCTGGTCCGAATAGATCACATCCCCGAGCTGCCGCTGCCCAA GCCCCTGATCTCCTACATCCGCAAGTTCTACTACTACGACCCGCAGGAGGAGGTGTACCTGTCGCTGAAGGAAGCTCAGCTCATCTCCAAACAGAAGCAGGAGACTGAATCCTCCACGTAG
- the SOCS7 gene encoding suppressor of cytokine signaling 7 isoform X2 has translation MQRAELREGEAAAAAAASYRVLSRLLGYGAGPEAGAAGGAVTGTAGAGLPGPGGGRPAAAALPGGGALRAPRPPPQLMVFRNAAEGRPGEEGGPAAGGGGGGPAGGGGELLCPRHRCALEPKAAARWGAAPPGGLELQLAALGLRPPGLGAKGPAGCPCPCLGPPPPAGPAAEETSDALLVLEALEPDEAGSCSEEEPGSPGRGAARAAGRGAGAPPPPAGPGGPGARKGSLRVRLSRLFRTKSCSGGSAGDAAGGSEARRPAELPASAGSLTDVCGARGREQEAGRKHRLTRTQSAFSPVVFSPLFTGETVSLVDVDISQRGLTSPHPPTPPPPPRRSLSLLDAFPRIVPLRPMEAMPGQPAPHLQCPLYRPDSSSFAASLRELEKCGWYWGPMNWEDAEMKLKGKPDGSFLVRDSSDPRYILSLSFRSQGITHHTRMEHYRGTFSLWCHPKFEDRCQSVVEFIKRAIMHSKNGKFLYFLRSRVPGLPPTPVQLLYPVSRFSNVKSLQHLCRFRIRQLVRIDHIPELPLPKPLISYIRKFYYYDPQEEVYLSLKEAQLISKQKQETESST, from the exons ATGCAGCGCGCCGAGCTGCGCGaaggggaggcggcggcggccgccgcggccTCTTACCGGGTGCTCAGCCGCCTGCTGGGCTATGGGGCCGGCCCGGaggcgggcgcggcgggcggcgccgtTACCGGCAcggcgggcgcggggctgccgggccccggcggcgggcggccggcggcggcggcgctgccgggcggcggggctttgcgggccccgcggccgccgccgcagcTGATGGTGTTCCGCAACGCGGCGGAGGGGCGGCCCGGCGAGGagggcggcccggcggcgggcggcggcggcgggggcccggcgggaggcggcggcgagCTGCTGTGCCCGCGGCACCGCTGCGCGCTGGAGCCCAAAGCGGCGGCCAGgtggggggcggccccgccgggggggctggagctgcagctggcGGCGCTGGGGCTGCGGCCGCCCGGGCTGGGGGCGAAGGGGCCGGCGGGCTGCCCATGCCCCTGCCtgggcccgccgccgcccgccggccccgccgccgagGAGACCAGCGACgcgctgctggtgctggaggcGCTGGAGCCCGACGAGGCCGGGAGCTGCTCGGAGGAGGAGCCGGGGTCCCCcggccgcggggctgcccgcGCCGCCGGGAGAGGGGccggcgcccccccgccccccgccggccccgggggcCCCGGCGCCAGGAAGGGCTCGCTCCGGGTCCGCCTCAGCCGCCTCTTCCGCACCAAGAGCTGCAGCGGCGGCTCGGCCGGGGATGCCGCCGGCGGGAGCGAGGCCCGGCGCCCCGCGGAGCTGCCCGCCTCGGCCGGCAGCCTGACCGACGTCTGCGGGGCCCGCGGCCGCGAGCAGGAGGCGGGCAG GAAACACAGACTGACAAGAACTCAAAGTGCCTTTTCCCCGGTTGTGTTCAGCCCCCTCTTCACAG GTGAAACAGTGTCACTAGTGGACGTGGACATCTCTCAGCGAGGACTGACCTCCCCTCACCCTCCGACTCCACCGCCTCCGCCGCGAAGAAGCCTCAGCCTGCTAG ACGCCTTCCCACGGATTGTCCCGCTGAGGCCGATGGAGGCGATGCCTGGCCAGCCCGCCCCGCACCTGCAGTGTCCCCTCTACCGCCCGGACTCCAGCAGCTTCGCGGCCAGCTTGCgggagctggagaag TGCGGGTGGTACTGGGGACCGATGAACTGGGAGGATGCAGAGATGAAGCTGAAGGGGAAGCCGGACGGATCCTTTCTGGTCCGAGACAGTTCTGACCCCCGTTACATCCTGAGCCTCAGCTTTCGGTCGCAGGGCATCACCCATCACACCAGGATGGAGCACTACAGAG ggaccttcagcCTGTGGTGCCATCCCAAGTTTGAAGACCGCTGCCAGTCTGTGGTGGAGTTCATAAAGAGAGCAATCATGCACTCCAAAAACGGGAAGTTTCTCTACTTCCTCCGATCCAGGGTTCCAG gtctGCCTCCAACGCCTGTCCAGCTCCTGTATCCAGTCTCCAGGTTCAGCAACGTCAAATCCCTTCAGCACCTTTGCCGCTTTCGGATCAGGCAGCTGGTCCGAATAGATCACATCCCCGAGCTGCCGCTGCCCAA GCCCCTGATCTCCTACATCCGCAAGTTCTACTACTACGACCCGCAGGAGGAGGTGTACCTGTCGCTGAAGGAAGCTCAGCTCATCTCCAAACAGAAGCAGGAGACTGAATCCTCCACGTAG
- the SOCS7 gene encoding suppressor of cytokine signaling 7 isoform X4, with the protein MQRAELREGEAAAAAAASYRVLSRLLGYGAGPEAGAAGGAVTGTAGAGLPGPGGGRPAAAALPGGGALRAPRPPPQLMVFRNAAEGRPGEEGGPAAGGGGGGPAGGGGELLCPRHRCALEPKAAARWGAAPPGGLELQLAALGLRPPGLGAKGPAGCPCPCLGPPPPAGPAAEETSDALLVLEALEPDEAGSCSEEEPGSPGRGAARAAGRGAGAPPPPAGPGGPGARKGSLRVRLSRLFRTKSCSGGSAGDAAGGSEARRPAELPASAGSLTDVCGARGREQEAGRKHRLTRTQSAFSPVVFSPLFTGETVSLVDVDISQRGLTSPHPPTPPPPPRRSLSLLDDISGTLPASVLVGPMGSSLQSFPLPPPPPPHAPDAFPRIVPLRPMEAMPGQPAPHLQCPLYRPDSSSFAASLRELEKCGWYWGPMNWEDAEMKLKGKPDGSFLVRDSSDPRYILSLSFRSQGITHHTRMEHYRGCPRCTGEGWCCHLP; encoded by the exons ATGCAGCGCGCCGAGCTGCGCGaaggggaggcggcggcggccgccgcggccTCTTACCGGGTGCTCAGCCGCCTGCTGGGCTATGGGGCCGGCCCGGaggcgggcgcggcgggcggcgccgtTACCGGCAcggcgggcgcggggctgccgggccccggcggcgggcggccggcggcggcggcgctgccgggcggcggggctttgcgggccccgcggccgccgccgcagcTGATGGTGTTCCGCAACGCGGCGGAGGGGCGGCCCGGCGAGGagggcggcccggcggcgggcggcggcggcgggggcccggcgggaggcggcggcgagCTGCTGTGCCCGCGGCACCGCTGCGCGCTGGAGCCCAAAGCGGCGGCCAGgtggggggcggccccgccgggggggctggagctgcagctggcGGCGCTGGGGCTGCGGCCGCCCGGGCTGGGGGCGAAGGGGCCGGCGGGCTGCCCATGCCCCTGCCtgggcccgccgccgcccgccggccccgccgccgagGAGACCAGCGACgcgctgctggtgctggaggcGCTGGAGCCCGACGAGGCCGGGAGCTGCTCGGAGGAGGAGCCGGGGTCCCCcggccgcggggctgcccgcGCCGCCGGGAGAGGGGccggcgcccccccgccccccgccggccccgggggcCCCGGCGCCAGGAAGGGCTCGCTCCGGGTCCGCCTCAGCCGCCTCTTCCGCACCAAGAGCTGCAGCGGCGGCTCGGCCGGGGATGCCGCCGGCGGGAGCGAGGCCCGGCGCCCCGCGGAGCTGCCCGCCTCGGCCGGCAGCCTGACCGACGTCTGCGGGGCCCGCGGCCGCGAGCAGGAGGCGGGCAG GAAACACAGACTGACAAGAACTCAAAGTGCCTTTTCCCCGGTTGTGTTCAGCCCCCTCTTCACAG GTGAAACAGTGTCACTAGTGGACGTGGACATCTCTCAGCGAGGACTGACCTCCCCTCACCCTCCGACTCCACCGCCTCCGCCGCGAAGAAGCCTCAGCCTGCTAG ATGATATCAGTGGGACGCTGCCTGCATCTGTCCTAGTGGGTCCAATGGGTTCCTCCTTGCAGTCTTTCCCTCTGCCTCCGCCTCCTCCGCCCCATGCCCCAG ACGCCTTCCCACGGATTGTCCCGCTGAGGCCGATGGAGGCGATGCCTGGCCAGCCCGCCCCGCACCTGCAGTGTCCCCTCTACCGCCCGGACTCCAGCAGCTTCGCGGCCAGCTTGCgggagctggagaag TGCGGGTGGTACTGGGGACCGATGAACTGGGAGGATGCAGAGATGAAGCTGAAGGGGAAGCCGGACGGATCCTTTCTGGTCCGAGACAGTTCTGACCCCCGTTACATCCTGAGCCTCAGCTTTCGGTCGCAGGGCATCACCCATCACACCAGGATGGAGCACTACAGAG gCTGCCCTCGCTGCACGGGTGAAGGTTGGTGCTGCCACCTTCCCTAG